From the genome of Etheostoma spectabile isolate EspeVRDwgs_2016 chromosome 10, UIUC_Espe_1.0, whole genome shotgun sequence, one region includes:
- the gm2a gene encoding ganglioside GM2 activator has protein sequence MTSKKGEDERSHTLSAQISLRSPARAAGSPAHSEALAHSEALALPGPVTCSSAGPERVTRGQVLGFDWKNCGPPDDPAVLKTLVLSPDPISIPGDLTASASGSTSVELSAPLALNVTLEKEVVGIWVKVPCVDELGSCHYPDACAILNQLIPPGQDCPEPLHTYGLPCRCPFKAGSYSLPQSDFFLPYMDLPYWLTNGDYRVQGVLGSRGKELGCLKLSLSIRSL, from the exons TCTCACACGCTGTCAGCTCAGATCTCCCTGAGGAGCCCAGCGAGGGCGGCGGGTTCACCGGCACACAGCGAGGCGCTGGCACACAGCGAGGCGCTGGCACTGCCAGG CCCGGTAACGTGCAGCTCCGCCGGGCCCGAGAGGGTCACGAGG GGACAGGTTCTGGGGTTTGACTGGAAGAACTGCGGCCCGCCAGATGATCCAGCTGTTCTCAAGACTCTGGTCCTGTCTCCAGACCCCATCTCCATCCCCGGAGACCTGACGGCCTCCGCCTCCGGATCCACATCCGTGGAGCTGTCTGCTCCCCTGGCT CTCAACGTGACCCTGGAAAAGGAGGTGGTGGGGATCTGGGTGAAGGTCCCGTGTGTGGACGAGCTGGGCAGCTGTCACTACCCCGACGCCTGTGCCATCCTGAACCAGCTGATCCCCCCGGGTCAGGACTGCCCCGAGCCGCTCCACACCTACGGACTGCCCTGCCGCTGCCCCTTCAAAGCC GGATCGTACTCTCTGCCCCAGTCGGACTTCTTCCTGCCCTACATGGACCTGCCCTACTGGCTGACTAACGGGGACTACCGTGTGCAGGGGGTCCTGGGCAGCCGGGGCAAAGAGCTGGGCTGCCTCAAGCTGTCCCTCTCCATCCGCTCCCTCTGA